A DNA window from Mycobacterium sp. IDR2000157661 contains the following coding sequences:
- a CDS encoding DUF427 domain-containing protein, with amino-acid sequence MPTPDRPRPGQESVWDYPRPPRLEEFHGSITVELGGQTVASTTRAWRVLETSHPPTYYMPRDCFAEGSLREADGSSWCEWKGQASYFDLVTPAAVARRAAWTYRRPTGGFAPIAGAVAVMPALVERCTVNGEQVIPQPGGFYGGWITSGVAGPFKGVPGSMGW; translated from the coding sequence ATGCCCACCCCCGACCGGCCACGCCCCGGACAGGAGTCGGTGTGGGACTACCCGCGCCCACCCCGGCTCGAGGAATTCCACGGCTCGATCACCGTCGAGCTCGGCGGTCAGACCGTCGCCTCGACGACGCGGGCGTGGCGCGTGCTCGAGACCAGCCATCCGCCGACCTACTACATGCCGCGCGACTGCTTCGCCGAAGGCAGCCTGCGGGAGGCCGACGGGTCGTCCTGGTGCGAGTGGAAGGGCCAGGCCAGCTACTTCGACCTGGTGACACCCGCGGCCGTGGCACGCCGCGCCGCGTGGACCTACCGGCGTCCCACCGGCGGGTTCGCGCCCATCGCGGGGGCCGTCGCGGTGATGCCCGCGCTGGTGGAGCGCTGCACCGTCAACGGCGAACAGGTGATCCCGCAGCCGGGCGGGTTCTACGGCGGTTGGATCACCAGTGGGGTCGCCGGGCCGTTCAAGGGTGTTCCCGGCTCGATGGGCTGGTGA
- a CDS encoding SRPBCC family protein — MNRPAVTVSTAISAPAVRIWELVSDIGVMPRLSDELRSVEWVDGDGPRLGARFRGTNSHPAIGLWTTESVVVECDPPRVFAWAVGDPDRPAATWRFEVVPVGEAAQLRYTAEIGPGRSGVSMLIERAPQRREAIIANRLGQFDRAMTATIAGIKALAES; from the coding sequence ATGAACCGGCCGGCGGTCACTGTGTCCACGGCGATCTCGGCGCCTGCGGTGCGCATCTGGGAGCTGGTGTCCGACATCGGTGTGATGCCGCGGCTCAGCGACGAATTGAGGTCGGTCGAGTGGGTGGACGGTGACGGTCCGCGTCTGGGAGCGCGGTTCCGCGGCACCAACAGCCATCCGGCCATCGGGTTGTGGACGACGGAGTCGGTGGTCGTCGAATGTGATCCACCGCGGGTTTTCGCGTGGGCTGTGGGCGATCCGGATCGGCCGGCCGCGACGTGGCGGTTCGAGGTGGTTCCGGTCGGCGAAGCAGCACAGTTGCGATACACCGCAGAAATCGGGCCCGGCCGCTCGGGAGTGTCGATGCTCATCGAGCGTGCACCTCAGCGGCGGGAGGCGATCATCGCGAACCGGCTGGGTCAGTTCGATCGGGCAATGACGGCGACCATCGCCGGTATCAAGGCACTCGCGGAGTCCTAA
- a CDS encoding NAD(P)/FAD-dependent oxidoreductase gives MAGSKRDVVVIGAGLAGLRCAALLCAHGRDVAVWEAADQIGGRVRTDEIDGFRCDRGFQVLNPAYPDLKRAVDLSLLDLQSFDVGVGIRRDHDSTRWVHPLRSPAGLPAMVTGGGLGARDVLALARWAAPALRPAALKKGRDTSLREALDRSGVNGLARTVIERFLAGVVLEDRGATSNAFVLLLARLFALGAPGLPADGMRALPRALAAPIRDRITLDRAVIDIDRAGDGWTVSAQTHTVHAREVVVATDPVTAAALTGAPAPPMHGVVTDWWATQREIPGPPMLWVDGRADPPGPVLNTAVISKAAPSYAPSGYHLVAASALLGVDGRPPDESIVRTHAADILGADARDWTLLVRHVIDHALPAQLPPLQVRRAIRTPDGMWVCGDHRDTASIQGALVSGRRTAAAMLGHG, from the coding sequence ATGGCGGGGTCGAAGCGCGACGTGGTGGTCATCGGCGCCGGCTTGGCCGGCCTGCGATGCGCGGCACTGCTCTGCGCCCACGGTCGCGACGTGGCGGTGTGGGAAGCCGCCGATCAGATCGGCGGCCGTGTGCGGACCGACGAGATCGACGGCTTCCGCTGCGACCGGGGCTTTCAGGTGCTCAACCCCGCATACCCCGACCTCAAACGCGCCGTTGACCTTTCGCTGCTCGACCTGCAGTCCTTCGACGTCGGTGTCGGGATCCGGCGCGATCACGACTCCACGCGGTGGGTGCATCCGCTGCGCAGTCCGGCCGGGTTGCCTGCGATGGTGACCGGTGGCGGCCTCGGGGCACGCGACGTGTTGGCGCTGGCCAGATGGGCCGCACCCGCGCTGCGCCCGGCGGCGTTGAAGAAGGGCCGCGACACCTCGCTGCGCGAAGCGCTGGATCGCAGCGGTGTCAACGGACTGGCCCGCACGGTGATCGAGCGCTTCCTGGCCGGTGTCGTCCTCGAGGACCGGGGTGCGACCTCGAACGCGTTCGTCCTGCTGCTGGCGCGACTGTTCGCGCTCGGCGCGCCCGGTCTGCCCGCCGACGGCATGCGGGCCCTGCCGCGAGCACTGGCGGCGCCGATCCGAGATCGAATCACGCTCGACCGCGCAGTGATCGACATCGACCGCGCCGGCGACGGCTGGACGGTGTCGGCGCAAACGCACACCGTGCACGCGCGCGAGGTGGTGGTGGCCACCGACCCGGTTACCGCCGCCGCACTGACCGGCGCACCGGCACCGCCGATGCACGGCGTCGTCACCGACTGGTGGGCCACCCAACGCGAGATACCGGGTCCGCCGATGCTGTGGGTCGACGGGCGCGCCGACCCGCCTGGGCCCGTCCTCAACACCGCCGTCATCAGCAAGGCCGCGCCCAGCTATGCGCCGTCCGGCTACCACCTCGTCGCCGCGTCGGCGTTGCTCGGCGTAGACGGCAGACCGCCCGACGAGTCGATCGTGCGCACCCACGCCGCCGACATCCTCGGCGCCGACGCGCGGGACTGGACACTTCTCGTTCGGCACGTCATCGACCATGCGCTGCCAGCGCAGTTGCCGCCGCTGCAGGTTCGCCGCGCGATCCGCACGCCCGACGGCATGTGGGTGTGCGGCGACCACCGCGACACCGCGTCGATTCAGGGCGCGCTGGTCAGCGGTCGTCGCACCGCGGCTGCCATGCTGGGCCACGGCTGA
- a CDS encoding DUF3253 domain-containing protein, giving the protein MSKQQLRDKILELSRQRGPDKTICPSDAARAIGGENWRDLMDDARDVARDLARQGEVEITQKGEVLDPDAAWRGAVRIRAK; this is encoded by the coding sequence GTGAGCAAGCAACAGCTGCGGGACAAGATCCTCGAGCTGTCGCGGCAGCGCGGGCCGGACAAGACCATCTGCCCTTCCGACGCCGCCCGCGCTATCGGTGGCGAGAACTGGCGTGACCTGATGGACGACGCCCGCGACGTCGCACGGGACCTCGCCAGACAGGGCGAGGTCGAGATCACGCAGAAGGGCGAGGTGCTCGACCCGGACGCCGCTTGGCGCGGAGCCGTCCGGATCCGCGCCAAGTAG
- a CDS encoding long-chain-fatty-acid--CoA ligase, with protein sequence MSDLPAPRFLDERTAHWAETKPDEEAMTYLERSWTWSEWNDRVRRLAGALKERGITRGDVVAFLDKNHPACVELTLAAASLGAANAIVNFRLAADELDYVLNDSGAKVLIVGKELKPTVDKIRDKLSAVEHVIEVTPEGEDDEYEAMLAAAKPTGRADDIEPDDVAIIMYSSGTTGRPKGVQLTHANLIAHTINAHEGFEFDEGDKNMVAMPLFHVGGSSYVQFGIHDGVPSVMTREVDGVSLAGAILNGANRTFLVPAVLAKVLESGEDAVKLFGALKTFAYGASPMPLPLLRQALEAWPNTDFMQAYGLTEVCGVISHLLPEAHRDPGKEERLTSAGTLVPNAEVRVVDPDTLEDVPAGEQGELWFRTSQLMKGYHNKPEATDESITEDGWFRSGDIGRVDEGGYIFVEDRLKDMIISGGENIYSIEVERVLAEHPAVTDVAVIGVPDEKWGEVVKAVVSVEGEASPEEIIAFARERLAGYKCPKSVDITDELPRNPTGKVLKKELRKPYWEGRDRTTV encoded by the coding sequence ATGTCTGACCTGCCCGCCCCACGCTTCCTCGACGAACGAACCGCCCACTGGGCCGAGACCAAGCCGGACGAGGAGGCGATGACCTACCTCGAGCGGTCCTGGACCTGGTCCGAGTGGAACGACCGGGTGCGACGGCTCGCGGGCGCGCTGAAGGAGCGCGGCATCACTCGTGGGGACGTCGTGGCGTTCCTCGACAAGAACCACCCGGCCTGCGTCGAGCTCACGCTGGCGGCCGCGTCGCTGGGCGCGGCCAACGCGATCGTCAACTTTCGCCTCGCCGCCGACGAACTCGACTACGTCCTCAACGATTCCGGCGCCAAGGTGCTGATCGTCGGCAAGGAACTCAAGCCGACGGTGGACAAGATCCGCGACAAGCTCTCGGCCGTCGAGCATGTCATCGAGGTGACGCCCGAGGGGGAGGACGACGAGTACGAGGCGATGCTGGCCGCGGCGAAGCCGACCGGCCGCGCCGACGACATCGAACCCGACGACGTGGCGATCATCATGTACTCGTCGGGCACCACCGGCCGGCCCAAAGGCGTGCAGTTGACGCACGCGAACCTGATCGCACACACCATCAACGCCCACGAAGGCTTCGAGTTCGACGAGGGCGACAAGAACATGGTGGCGATGCCGCTGTTCCACGTCGGCGGATCGTCCTACGTGCAGTTCGGGATTCACGACGGCGTGCCCAGCGTGATGACGCGCGAGGTGGACGGCGTCTCGCTGGCCGGCGCGATCCTCAACGGCGCCAACCGCACCTTCCTGGTGCCTGCCGTGCTGGCCAAGGTGCTGGAGTCCGGCGAGGACGCGGTCAAACTGTTCGGCGCGCTCAAGACGTTCGCCTACGGCGCGTCGCCGATGCCGTTGCCCCTGCTGCGCCAGGCGCTCGAGGCCTGGCCGAACACCGACTTCATGCAGGCCTACGGGCTCACCGAGGTGTGCGGCGTGATCAGCCACCTGCTGCCCGAGGCGCACCGTGACCCCGGCAAGGAGGAGCGGTTGACCAGCGCAGGCACACTGGTGCCCAATGCCGAGGTGCGCGTCGTCGACCCGGACACCCTCGAGGACGTGCCCGCGGGCGAGCAGGGCGAACTGTGGTTCCGCACCTCGCAGTTGATGAAGGGCTACCACAACAAGCCCGAGGCAACGGACGAGTCGATCACCGAGGACGGGTGGTTCCGCAGCGGCGACATCGGCCGCGTCGACGAGGGCGGCTACATCTTCGTCGAGGACCGCCTCAAGGACATGATCATCTCCGGCGGCGAGAACATCTACTCGATCGAGGTCGAGCGGGTGCTGGCCGAGCATCCCGCGGTGACCGACGTCGCGGTGATCGGTGTGCCCGACGAGAAGTGGGGCGAGGTGGTCAAGGCGGTTGTCTCGGTCGAGGGCGAAGCATCCCCGGAGGAGATCATCGCGTTCGCGCGGGAGCGGCTCGCCGGGTACAAGTGCCCAAAGTCCGTCGACATCACCGACGAGTTGCCGCGCAACCCCACCGGCAAGGTTCTCAAGAAGGAACTGCGCAAGCCGTACTGGGAGGGCCGCGACCGCACGACGGTCTAG
- a CDS encoding oxygenase MpaB family protein — translation MTATSQARRRQNDVRPEVIAEFRKHSGSALGGFFGAAAFDEVALVPVAAAVDKTGRFAANFADRGVRSGFSSFLAIWGDPADRAAEGDRLRRMHREVRGTGTGAFADVRYSALDPKLWNWIAVSGLFVVLNSFTPCTGITMTAAEKETAYAQLLEAFRSLELPGRNAKLPATYAEAVQYYDAMVDTVLRANPFLSRVTADLTRLPLPTLMLSAPLRRALTPPWLLLRPIAGRVVKVCSFGILHPGVRELTGFGWTSRHDREFECYTRLMQLAWRVLPDRVLLIPLARNRLEYERLVRLHRSVALDSFAPPPGCPVG, via the coding sequence ATGACCGCGACGTCCCAGGCACGAAGACGGCAGAACGACGTCCGCCCCGAGGTGATCGCGGAGTTCCGCAAGCACTCCGGCAGTGCGCTGGGCGGATTCTTCGGTGCCGCGGCGTTCGACGAGGTGGCTCTGGTTCCGGTGGCCGCGGCGGTGGACAAGACCGGCCGGTTCGCCGCAAACTTCGCCGATCGCGGTGTGCGCAGCGGGTTTTCGTCATTTCTCGCCATCTGGGGCGACCCGGCCGACCGCGCCGCCGAGGGGGACCGCCTCAGGCGGATGCACCGAGAGGTACGCGGTACCGGCACCGGCGCTTTCGCCGACGTGCGCTACAGCGCGCTCGACCCCAAGCTGTGGAACTGGATCGCCGTCAGCGGCCTGTTCGTCGTGCTCAACTCGTTCACCCCGTGCACGGGAATCACCATGACGGCGGCGGAGAAAGAGACGGCCTATGCACAACTGCTGGAGGCCTTCCGGTCACTGGAACTGCCCGGCAGGAACGCCAAGCTGCCCGCCACCTACGCCGAGGCCGTGCAGTACTACGACGCCATGGTCGACACCGTGCTGCGGGCCAACCCGTTTTTGAGCCGCGTCACCGCCGACCTCACCCGGCTTCCCCTGCCGACGCTGATGCTCTCGGCGCCGCTGCGCCGCGCGCTGACACCGCCCTGGCTGCTGCTGCGTCCGATCGCAGGGCGGGTGGTCAAGGTGTGCTCGTTCGGCATCCTGCACCCGGGTGTCCGCGAACTCACCGGGTTCGGATGGACATCCCGGCACGACCGGGAGTTCGAGTGCTACACCCGGCTGATGCAACTGGCGTGGCGGGTGCTGCCCGACCGCGTGCTGTTGATTCCGTTGGCGCGCAACCGCTTGGAGTACGAGAGGCTGGTGCGGTTACACCGCTCGGTCGCCCTCGACTCGTTCGCGCCGCCACCCGGCTGCCCGGTCGGCTGA
- a CDS encoding o-succinylbenzoate synthase — MESVPELDDLLDRLHVVALPMRVRFRGITVREVALIDGPAGWGEFGAFAEYLPPEAANWLASALEAAYEPAPAVRRDRIPINATVPAVDAAQVPEVLARFPGAGTAKVKVAEPGQTLADDVARVNAVRATVPTVRVDANGGWTVDEAISAATALTADGPLEYLEQPCATVSELARLRRRIDVPIAADESIRKADDPLQVVRAGAADIAVLKVAPLGGVRRLLDIAGQIDIPVVVSSALDSAVGIARGLLAAAALPHLEHACGLGTGGLFVEDVAEPVRPVGGCLPVAPVAPDRHRLEALAAPPERRRWWIDRIRTCLPLTR, encoded by the coding sequence ATGGAGTCCGTGCCCGAGCTCGACGACCTCCTCGACCGACTCCATGTCGTGGCGCTGCCGATGCGAGTTCGGTTCCGCGGCATCACCGTTCGTGAGGTCGCGCTGATCGACGGGCCCGCCGGCTGGGGTGAGTTCGGAGCGTTTGCCGAATATCTGCCGCCGGAGGCCGCGAACTGGCTGGCGTCCGCACTGGAGGCCGCCTACGAACCTGCGCCCGCGGTGCGGCGGGACCGGATCCCCATCAACGCGACCGTGCCCGCGGTCGACGCAGCTCAGGTGCCCGAGGTGCTGGCCCGCTTTCCCGGTGCAGGCACCGCCAAGGTCAAGGTCGCCGAGCCGGGACAGACGCTGGCCGACGACGTCGCGCGGGTCAACGCCGTGCGCGCGACGGTGCCGACGGTTCGGGTGGATGCCAACGGCGGCTGGACGGTCGATGAGGCCATCAGCGCGGCAACGGCGTTGACCGCCGACGGTCCGCTCGAGTACCTCGAGCAGCCCTGCGCGACGGTCTCCGAGCTGGCGCGGTTGCGCCGCCGCATCGACGTGCCCATCGCCGCGGACGAGAGCATCCGCAAGGCCGACGACCCGCTCCAGGTGGTGCGGGCCGGCGCTGCCGACATCGCCGTGCTCAAGGTGGCGCCACTGGGTGGGGTGCGCAGACTGCTCGACATCGCCGGGCAGATCGACATCCCGGTCGTCGTGTCCAGCGCACTGGACTCCGCTGTCGGTATCGCGCGCGGACTGCTGGCGGCCGCGGCCCTGCCGCACCTCGAGCACGCGTGCGGACTCGGCACCGGCGGGCTGTTCGTCGAGGACGTCGCCGAACCCGTGCGCCCGGTCGGCGGATGCCTGCCCGTCGCACCCGTCGCGCCAGACCGGCACCGCCTCGAGGCGCTGGCCGCGCCGCCGGAGCGTCGGCGATGGTGGATCGACCGCATCCGCACCTGCCTACCGTTGACACGTTGA
- a CDS encoding TspO/MBR family protein — protein sequence MQLKTLIPSALAVTATAVVGGLASRPAQSPWYAKLRKPPYQPPRQAFPIVWPVLYADIAAVSSATLDEYERRGQTAERRRYLAALAGNLVLNASWSWLFFGRRMLGTSAVAAGVLTASSADLTRRAVAVQGASAAPLALYPAWCAFATALSTHIWILNRR from the coding sequence GTGCAACTGAAAACCCTGATCCCGTCCGCGCTGGCCGTGACGGCGACCGCGGTCGTCGGCGGGCTGGCGAGCAGGCCCGCGCAGTCGCCGTGGTATGCGAAGCTGCGCAAGCCGCCGTATCAGCCGCCCCGGCAGGCGTTTCCGATCGTGTGGCCGGTGCTGTACGCCGACATCGCCGCGGTGTCGTCGGCAACCCTCGACGAATACGAGCGCCGCGGCCAGACTGCCGAACGCCGTCGATATCTCGCGGCGCTCGCCGGAAACCTGGTGTTGAACGCCAGCTGGTCGTGGTTGTTCTTCGGCCGGCGGATGCTGGGCACGTCGGCGGTCGCCGCGGGTGTGTTAACCGCCAGCAGCGCCGATCTGACCCGTCGCGCCGTGGCCGTGCAGGGGGCGTCGGCGGCGCCGTTGGCGCTGTATCCGGCGTGGTGTGCGTTCGCGACCGCACTGTCCACGCACATCTGGATCCTGAACCGACGCTGA
- a CDS encoding amidohydrolase has protein sequence MTAADLVIRGTVLTVDESHPTAEALAVTDGRIVAVGARADIDALIGAETRTLDLGDGCVMPGFVEAHGHPVMEAMVLSDRIVDIRPVTLPDAGAVLDAIGTEVAARGDDGAYLNGWDPLLQTGLPEPTLEWLDAQAPATPLVIVHNSGHKAFFNSAAARAVGLTRDTPDPKGARYGRDAAGDLDGSAEEIAAVFSLLGGAIAPSDYPAMLTAELARLNRAGLTTCSDMAFDPVFRPLIEQMRDALTVRLRLYEMSTAEMTTDMTPDNGDDLLRQIGIKIWVDGSPWVGNIDLSFPYLDTEATRTIGVAPGSCGHANYTREQLTEIVQTYYPQGWQMACHVHGDVGADTILDIYEDTLKRWPRDDHRLRLEHVGAISDAQLERAHRLGVTCSLFVDHIHYWGDIIVDGLFGSEHGSRWMPCGSAVATGMRISLHNDPPVTPEEPLRNISVAATRIAPSGRVIGPEQRITVEQAIRAQTLDAAYQLFADDVVGSLQTGKYADLVVLSADPRTVPPGEIADLQVRATFLAGRQVYPKDD, from the coding sequence ATGACGGCTGCTGACCTGGTGATTCGTGGAACCGTGCTGACCGTCGACGAATCGCATCCGACCGCGGAGGCGCTTGCGGTGACCGACGGCCGCATCGTGGCGGTTGGCGCCCGCGCCGACATCGACGCCCTGATCGGCGCCGAGACCCGGACCCTGGACCTCGGCGACGGCTGCGTCATGCCCGGGTTCGTCGAGGCGCACGGCCACCCGGTGATGGAGGCGATGGTGCTCTCGGACCGGATCGTCGACATCCGCCCGGTCACCCTGCCCGACGCGGGCGCCGTCCTGGACGCGATCGGCACCGAAGTCGCCGCCCGGGGTGACGACGGCGCCTACCTCAACGGCTGGGACCCGCTGCTGCAGACCGGCCTGCCCGAGCCCACCCTCGAGTGGCTGGACGCCCAGGCCCCCGCCACCCCGCTGGTGATCGTGCACAACTCCGGCCACAAGGCGTTCTTCAACAGCGCCGCCGCCCGCGCGGTCGGCCTCACCCGCGACACCCCCGACCCCAAGGGCGCCCGTTACGGCCGCGACGCCGCCGGGGACCTCGACGGCAGCGCCGAGGAGATCGCGGCCGTGTTCAGCCTGCTCGGTGGCGCCATCGCGCCCAGCGACTACCCCGCGATGCTGACGGCCGAACTGGCTCGGCTCAACCGCGCCGGTCTCACGACGTGCTCTGACATGGCCTTCGACCCGGTGTTCCGGCCCCTGATCGAGCAGATGCGCGACGCGTTGACAGTCCGGCTGCGGCTCTATGAGATGTCCACCGCAGAGATGACGACCGACATGACCCCGGACAACGGCGACGACCTGCTCCGCCAGATCGGCATCAAGATCTGGGTCGACGGCTCCCCGTGGGTCGGCAACATCGACCTGTCCTTTCCCTACCTCGACACCGAAGCCACCCGCACCATCGGCGTCGCACCGGGATCGTGCGGGCACGCCAACTACACCCGCGAGCAGTTGACCGAGATCGTGCAGACGTACTACCCGCAGGGTTGGCAGATGGCCTGTCACGTGCACGGCGACGTTGGGGCGGACACGATCCTCGACATCTACGAGGACACCCTGAAGCGGTGGCCCCGCGACGACCACCGGTTGCGGCTCGAGCACGTCGGCGCCATCAGCGACGCGCAACTGGAGCGGGCACACCGACTCGGCGTCACCTGCAGCCTGTTCGTCGACCACATCCACTACTGGGGTGACATCATCGTCGACGGGCTGTTCGGGTCCGAGCACGGAAGCCGTTGGATGCCATGCGGTTCGGCGGTCGCCACGGGCATGCGGATCTCATTGCACAACGACCCGCCGGTCACCCCGGAGGAGCCGCTGCGCAACATCAGCGTCGCGGCCACCCGCATCGCGCCCAGCGGTCGGGTAATCGGACCCGAGCAGCGGATCACCGTCGAGCAGGCCATCCGGGCCCAGACCCTCGACGCGGCGTACCAGTTGTTCGCCGACGACGTCGTCGGATCGCTGCAAACCGGCAAGTACGCCGACCTGGTGGTGCTGTCGGCCGATCCGCGGACGGTGCCGCCGGGGGAGATCGCCGACCTACAGGTGCGCGCCACCTTTCTGGCGGGCCGCCAGGTTTACCCGAAAGACGACTGA
- a CDS encoding YciI family protein — MARYMLIMRSTPEAEAAMAEMEIDFDQIIEEMGRFNEELIKAGVMLAGEGLTGPEEGFVVDFDSDPPVVTDGPYTEAKELFNGFWIIEVSSKEEAKRWAQRIPLGKGVKVEVRRVSETQDFPLDNPWVRKEIQWKAQLAEKIAAQARAEADKLA; from the coding sequence ATGGCGCGTTACATGCTGATCATGCGGTCCACTCCCGAGGCCGAGGCCGCGATGGCGGAGATGGAGATCGACTTCGACCAGATCATCGAGGAGATGGGCCGCTTCAACGAGGAGCTGATCAAAGCCGGTGTGATGCTGGCGGGCGAAGGGCTGACCGGCCCCGAGGAGGGCTTCGTCGTCGACTTCGACTCTGACCCGCCGGTGGTCACCGACGGGCCGTACACCGAGGCCAAGGAGCTGTTCAACGGCTTCTGGATCATCGAGGTGTCGTCGAAGGAGGAGGCCAAGCGGTGGGCGCAGCGGATCCCGCTGGGCAAGGGCGTCAAGGTCGAGGTGCGCCGGGTCTCCGAGACGCAGGACTTCCCGCTGGACAACCCCTGGGTCCGCAAGGAGATCCAGTGGAAGGCCCAACTCGCCGAGAAGATCGCGGCGCAGGCCCGCGCGGAGGCCGACAAGCTGGCATGA
- a CDS encoding SOUL family heme-binding protein, producing the protein MRILDIPGQVAESALSIVGIRTGTEEPHYLSTTLTDVVELRRYGSRIAAETVVDADEERARNIGFRRLAGYIFGANHRDEKIAMTAPVAQSGERIAMTAPVAQVRDADNRWTIRFFMPSKWTMDTLPTPDDEDVTLVEVPAQTYAVLRFSGDRGPNAVAARTRELLAALRAHDIEADGEPTAWFFDPPWTLPFRRRNEIAVPIRR; encoded by the coding sequence ATGCGAATCCTCGACATACCCGGTCAGGTCGCGGAGTCGGCGCTCTCGATCGTCGGCATCCGCACCGGCACCGAAGAGCCGCACTACCTGTCGACGACGCTCACCGACGTGGTGGAGTTACGGCGGTACGGATCGCGGATCGCCGCCGAGACGGTGGTCGACGCCGACGAGGAACGCGCGCGCAACATCGGCTTCCGCCGCCTCGCGGGCTACATCTTCGGCGCCAACCACCGCGACGAGAAGATCGCGATGACCGCACCCGTCGCGCAGTCCGGTGAGCGCATCGCGATGACCGCACCCGTCGCCCAGGTCCGCGACGCGGACAACCGCTGGACAATCCGCTTCTTCATGCCGTCGAAGTGGACGATGGACACCCTGCCGACGCCGGACGACGAGGACGTCACGCTGGTCGAGGTGCCCGCGCAGACGTATGCGGTGCTGCGCTTCTCCGGCGATCGCGGTCCCAACGCCGTCGCGGCCCGCACCCGCGAGCTGCTGGCGGCATTGCGGGCGCACGACATCGAGGCGGACGGCGAGCCGACCGCCTGGTTCTTCGACCCGCCGTGGACGCTTCCGTTCCGGCGCCGCAACGAAATCGCCGTCCCGATACGCCGTTAG